The Hyperthermus butylicus DSM 5456 genome includes a region encoding these proteins:
- a CDS encoding NAD(P)-dependent oxidoreductase → MEQCAAVLGLGRMGSAIAERLHDRGFRLVVWNRTRSRAEELAARLDAEVAGSPAGAAEKCNAVHIVVSDDEASMSVIAGPTGITSINLGGRLVYNHTTVTPRHTMLALELVERAGGTYVEAPVLGGPSAARAGRLVVLCGSKRGESVCQRLKALGETVWVGEPPAATAAKLAFNTLFLSVVAGFAEAAALVEAYGISFDEFLGRIISKTWLGSIAERYGERFRLGHPASFAARLAGKDARYAAEALQDAGLPGHLAAAVAAYYALMAGEGYGEEDYPAIVGFMASYAKKRRQKGRGAV, encoded by the coding sequence TTGGAGCAGTGTGCAGCGGTTTTAGGTCTTGGCAGGATGGGCTCGGCTATTGCCGAGAGGCTACACGATAGGGGCTTCAGACTGGTTGTATGGAACCGTACGAGGAGCCGGGCTGAAGAGCTCGCAGCTAGGCTTGACGCGGAAGTTGCTGGGTCTCCGGCTGGGGCTGCAGAGAAGTGTAACGCCGTACACATCGTGGTGTCTGACGATGAGGCCTCAATGAGCGTCATAGCGGGGCCCACGGGAATCACATCTATTAATCTAGGGGGGAGGCTCGTCTATAACCACACCACCGTAACCCCCCGCCACACTATGCTGGCGCTAGAGCTTGTAGAGCGCGCCGGTGGCACCTACGTGGAGGCCCCAGTTCTCGGAGGCCCCTCCGCCGCGAGGGCTGGCCGGCTCGTAGTACTCTGCGGCTCCAAGAGGGGGGAGAGCGTCTGCCAGCGCCTCAAAGCTCTAGGCGAGACTGTATGGGTTGGAGAGCCCCCCGCCGCCACGGCTGCAAAGCTGGCCTTCAACACGCTGTTCCTCTCGGTGGTAGCAGGCTTCGCGGAGGCTGCAGCCCTCGTAGAGGCCTATGGGATTAGCTTCGACGAGTTCCTCGGGAGGATCATCTCGAAGACCTGGCTTGGAAGCATAGCTGAGCGATACGGCGAGCGGTTCAGGCTAGGCCACCCAGCCAGCTTTGCAGCCCGCCTCGCCGGGAAGGATGCGAGGTATGCTGCTGAGGCTCTACAGGATGCCGGGCTCCCCGGACACCTGGCGGCAGCCGTTGCAGCATACTATGCGCTCATGGCCGGGGAGGGCTACGGGGAGGAGGACTACCCAGCAATAGTAGGGTTCATGGCCAGCTACGCGAAAAAGAGGAGGCAGAAAGGTAGAGGAGCCGTTTAG
- a CDS encoding NADH-quinone oxidoreductase subunit N, translating to MAVVELLVGDYGFALGVGLYAAAALAAPLLGVRASKYMFGLAALWGLIYGFLVLGQTLPGGVVSAFSGYIVLDSFSAFLETGAALVLLLAAIGLSGLVDGWSSGEAFYAAMGLMALGIHVLAGAGVLQLVYAAWVLAAITSYVLVALRRDRIAAEAALKYAATGAIATVVLLLGITLAYQAYEGYALGPAVVAGGATAVLAFAFIVSAAGFKIGIVPFQAWMPDVYGNSDPAVVSVIASIAKIASVLILVRLIAPLASLQPETLFDTVAVLAAITMLYGNIGALATVRDSPQKTLAYSSIAQAGYLAAAVAALARLPGAENQAAIAGLALHTLAYALSKLAAFQALAAAGCGSNSCGWAALRGLVRRSPATAFALVVAMASLAGIPVTLGFWGKLYIFLAVASISWPLALFMLANFGIAIFYYGYVIYQALLAPETGKTMETVAGAEVRGNTDIAATAAALLLVLLGLVAWQFYSLTVYPYP from the coding sequence ATGGCGGTGGTTGAGCTGCTCGTGGGCGACTACGGGTTTGCCCTAGGCGTAGGCCTCTACGCTGCAGCAGCGCTGGCAGCACCGCTGCTCGGTGTGAGAGCTTCAAAGTACATGTTCGGCTTGGCGGCACTCTGGGGGCTAATCTACGGCTTCCTAGTACTCGGCCAGACCCTTCCAGGCGGTGTAGTCTCAGCATTCTCGGGCTACATTGTGCTTGATAGCTTCTCGGCATTCCTCGAGACCGGCGCGGCGCTGGTACTGCTGCTCGCAGCGATAGGCTTGTCGGGGCTAGTGGATGGCTGGAGTAGCGGCGAAGCCTTCTACGCCGCGATGGGCCTCATGGCGCTTGGTATACATGTGCTTGCCGGGGCAGGCGTGCTGCAGCTCGTCTACGCGGCCTGGGTGCTAGCAGCAATAACCAGCTATGTACTCGTAGCCCTCCGCAGGGATCGTATAGCAGCGGAGGCAGCGCTAAAGTATGCTGCTACGGGCGCCATAGCTACGGTAGTCCTGCTGCTCGGCATAACCCTGGCCTACCAGGCCTATGAGGGCTACGCCCTCGGTCCAGCTGTTGTTGCGGGCGGCGCTACTGCCGTGCTCGCCTTCGCCTTCATAGTCTCGGCAGCAGGGTTCAAGATAGGTATCGTCCCGTTCCAGGCGTGGATGCCAGACGTCTACGGCAACTCGGACCCCGCAGTAGTCTCAGTAATCGCCTCAATAGCTAAGATAGCCTCCGTGCTTATACTCGTCAGGCTCATAGCGCCTCTAGCATCTCTGCAGCCCGAAACCCTCTTTGACACAGTGGCTGTGCTAGCAGCTATAACCATGCTCTACGGCAACATAGGCGCCTTGGCAACGGTGAGGGATTCCCCACAGAAGACCCTGGCCTATAGCAGCATAGCCCAGGCAGGCTATCTCGCAGCTGCAGTCGCGGCCCTGGCGAGGCTGCCGGGCGCAGAGAACCAGGCTGCCATTGCAGGCCTAGCATTGCACACCCTGGCCTATGCGCTCTCCAAGCTAGCAGCATTCCAGGCCCTAGCAGCAGCTGGCTGCGGCAGTAACAGCTGTGGCTGGGCAGCGCTCAGGGGCCTGGTGCGTCGCAGCCCCGCCACAGCATTCGCACTAGTAGTAGCAATGGCAAGCCTCGCTGGTATACCGGTGACGCTTGGATTCTGGGGTAAGCTCTACATCTTCCTTGCAGTGGCGAGTATAAGCTGGCCACTAGCACTCTTCATGCTGGCGAACTTCGGCATAGCAATATTCTACTATGGCTATGTGATATACCAGGCGCTACTAGCGCCCGAGACCGGAAAAACAATGGAAACCGTGGCTGGAGCTGAGGTGCGTGGAAACACGGACATTGCAGCGACTGCAGCGGCGCTGCTGCTGGTACTGCTGGGCCTGGTGGCCTGGCAGTTCTACAGTCTCACAGTCTACCCGTACCCCTAA
- a CDS encoding cytochrome c3 family protein, which translates to MARLPSWLDWKLTAIIVLVVVGVAAVHLAVSQPSGTGIHYEPKPVEVVDHTEIFKEHNITKYEGSKTCMECHYDEVIEVFHSAHYQMAVIQNDIAGYAEVLYGGKYAYNDFCGAIFWRGEVPINYIGKAVLKAPPPGYEKLEGKFIASGCSMCHGVSLGLPPEPEMTREQLENIDCLVCHSTIYRGGPIGVKQGFRILYKDELGRWRYMPNPNISIDTLAKSIVETPTKEACLACHAFSGGGPGFKRPNLDPSLMGNVDESIDVHLARGMNCVDCHHAEDHKFPTKSADTWFREDGEVPECTDCHGEKPHMGLEGWIINRFHHRVACQTCHIPYIARNETYPTDVARDWREAEFKPEAARYEPKITLESYVVPVYRWYNGTRKVYVYPNPVEPDEEGRIIYVEPLGSRDDPNSKIYPFKLHIAVVPYDSIHKVPVPIKVGIVFATGNVEAAIKAGAAAAGLNWTGDYVTLVRYMQVNHGVAPKEEALGCFSCHGPTIRRMPWPELGYGRLPEIAFISISALLVAIIVGIAYLVYRRLRR; encoded by the coding sequence GTGGCACGCCTCCCCAGCTGGCTTGACTGGAAACTCACAGCAATCATAGTGCTGGTTGTTGTAGGTGTTGCAGCGGTACACCTAGCTGTATCTCAGCCCAGCGGCACCGGGATACACTACGAGCCTAAGCCGGTAGAGGTGGTAGACCACACAGAGATCTTTAAGGAGCACAATATAACCAAGTATGAAGGCTCTAAGACTTGTATGGAGTGCCACTATGACGAGGTCATAGAGGTGTTCCACTCCGCCCACTATCAGATGGCTGTGATACAGAACGACATAGCGGGTTACGCCGAGGTACTCTACGGCGGCAAGTACGCCTACAATGACTTCTGTGGCGCCATATTCTGGCGTGGCGAGGTACCAATCAACTATATCGGCAAGGCGGTGCTAAAGGCACCACCGCCGGGCTATGAGAAGCTAGAGGGCAAATTCATAGCTAGCGGTTGCAGCATGTGCCACGGTGTCAGCCTTGGACTCCCACCAGAGCCAGAGATGACCAGGGAGCAGCTGGAGAACATAGACTGTCTAGTCTGCCACTCAACGATCTACCGTGGAGGCCCTATAGGTGTTAAGCAGGGCTTCCGCATCCTATACAAGGATGAGCTGGGCCGCTGGCGCTACATGCCAAACCCCAATATAAGCATTGACACGCTAGCAAAGTCGATCGTGGAGACGCCGACGAAGGAGGCCTGCCTTGCCTGCCACGCGTTTTCCGGTGGAGGCCCAGGCTTCAAGCGGCCCAACCTAGACCCAAGCCTCATGGGCAACGTTGACGAGAGCATCGACGTGCACCTTGCTAGGGGTATGAACTGCGTGGACTGCCACCATGCTGAGGACCACAAGTTCCCGACGAAGAGTGCTGACACCTGGTTCCGCGAGGATGGCGAGGTGCCCGAGTGTACTGACTGCCACGGCGAGAAACCACACATGGGCCTCGAGGGCTGGATTATCAACAGGTTCCATCATAGGGTGGCGTGCCAGACCTGCCACATACCATACATAGCCCGTAACGAGACCTACCCGACCGACGTTGCTAGGGACTGGAGAGAGGCGGAGTTCAAGCCTGAGGCAGCCAGGTACGAGCCAAAGATAACCCTTGAGAGCTACGTTGTCCCCGTGTACCGCTGGTACAATGGCACTAGGAAGGTCTACGTCTATCCGAACCCTGTGGAGCCCGACGAGGAGGGCCGTATAATCTACGTGGAGCCGCTAGGCTCTAGAGATGACCCCAACTCGAAGATATACCCGTTCAAGCTCCACATAGCAGTAGTGCCCTATGATAGCATACACAAGGTCCCAGTACCAATAAAGGTCGGCATAGTATTCGCTACCGGCAACGTTGAGGCGGCAATAAAGGCTGGTGCGGCAGCTGCAGGCCTCAACTGGACCGGCGACTACGTAACACTTGTACGCTACATGCAGGTAAACCATGGCGTGGCACCTAAGGAGGAGGCGCTGGGCTGCTTCAGCTGTCACGGCCCAACGATAAGGAGGATGCCGTGGCCAGAGCTAGGCTATGGACGCCTACCAGAGATAGCGTTCATAAGCATCTCAGCACTACTGGTGGCGATCATCGTTGGCATAGCCTACCTCGTATACCGCAGGCTGAGAAGGTAA
- a CDS encoding macro domain-containing protein, with protein MPLEKLAEYRCNGVVVEIARGDITEAECEAVVNPANSLMIMGGGVAGALRRAAGPEVEEEARRKAPVPVGEAIHTGAGRLEPRIKYIIHAPTMERPAMRTTQGKVVKAVLAALREAEKLNVGCLALPAMGAGVGGLTARESLEAIMEALDEFLGSGGKLPPRIILVAYSERDAKQFLDEIKRVKTRNCKLAPVGGETRA; from the coding sequence TTGCCGCTCGAAAAGCTAGCCGAGTACAGGTGTAACGGTGTCGTGGTCGAGATAGCCCGTGGTGATATCACTGAGGCCGAGTGCGAGGCCGTGGTGAACCCGGCTAACAGCCTCATGATAATGGGCGGTGGTGTCGCGGGCGCGCTGCGCCGCGCTGCCGGGCCCGAGGTCGAGGAGGAGGCTAGGCGCAAGGCCCCCGTGCCGGTGGGCGAGGCTATACACACGGGTGCTGGTAGGCTAGAGCCCAGGATCAAGTATATCATCCATGCTCCCACTATGGAGAGGCCCGCGATGAGAACCACGCAGGGCAAGGTTGTGAAGGCTGTGCTGGCGGCGCTTAGGGAGGCGGAGAAGCTCAACGTGGGCTGCCTAGCCCTCCCAGCTATGGGTGCTGGGGTTGGGGGTCTCACCGCGAGGGAGAGCCTAGAAGCCATAATGGAGGCCCTGGACGAGTTCCTGGGCTCCGGCGGGAAGCTGCCCCCACGGATAATCCTTGTAGCCTACAGCGAGCGTGACGCTAAGCAGTTCCTAGACGAGATAAAACGGGTCAAAACGAGGAACTGCAAGCTAGCCCCGGTGGGCGGTGAGACAAGAGCTTGA
- a CDS encoding NADH-quinone oxidoreductase subunit L has protein sequence MVEPGVAALVAVFAEYAAALVALLLGAAGARWRGIAWTGVAGAAVSMVASWLAFLGGEGRLEYEWVRSLGVAFSLDVDLLAAIMGVVVATLSFLIAVYSVEYIGEWGAPRYWFFYSFFVASMLLLVYAGDMITLFIGWEGTGLSSWALIGFYYDEREEAWVGDPGRVALGVPMWFTPTHSGLRAIVFTRLGDMGMLIGMGMVYAIIGTTSIAAMAVAMNSVALNMYVKGVLAAWVILFYLGALAKSAQFPFHEWLVTAMTGPTSVSALIHAATMVKAGVYFALRFTPFIAPALFWVGAGIASMKALAWLALLTAFATATMAIVARELKLILAFSTASQLSYMLGAVFAAAAAGDPALGSLGGLAHLVSHAVFKAALFLGAGAIIHAVHSRYITDMGGLRRHMPYTFAAMLLAGASLAALPPFSGWWSKDLAVRAIASLGGFAEAVALLTAVITAAYTFRMIYYVFFGEPRFHGEHVHEAPGLMLGPYLVLGLAALGLGAVWPWVEHYFAEASGAGHVGMELATVLWGTLAALAGTSTVALYFAGMLKPNRPIVSPVERAIHDFLYDRWYVNAIIYKLIVYPGASLARALWGLEKLLDTGLHVVLPSAAEAVSTGLRRRLQSGDLRLYLALFAVGLALALLLALAFSPAQLHVGS, from the coding sequence ATGGTTGAGCCTGGCGTTGCAGCTCTCGTGGCGGTGTTCGCGGAGTATGCCGCGGCACTTGTAGCCCTACTGCTGGGTGCTGCTGGAGCCCGGTGGCGTGGCATAGCGTGGACCGGTGTTGCCGGCGCAGCAGTATCAATGGTTGCTTCGTGGCTGGCGTTCCTCGGCGGCGAGGGTAGGCTGGAGTACGAGTGGGTTAGGAGCCTGGGCGTAGCCTTTAGCCTCGACGTGGACCTACTAGCAGCCATCATGGGTGTTGTTGTCGCCACGCTGAGCTTCCTAATAGCAGTCTACAGCGTCGAGTATATCGGTGAGTGGGGTGCGCCCAGGTACTGGTTCTTCTACAGCTTCTTCGTTGCCAGCATGCTATTGCTAGTCTACGCTGGCGACATGATAACACTGTTCATAGGCTGGGAGGGCACTGGGCTTTCGAGCTGGGCGCTGATAGGCTTCTACTACGATGAGAGGGAGGAGGCGTGGGTTGGCGATCCTGGCCGTGTAGCGCTAGGCGTGCCGATGTGGTTTACTCCGACCCATAGCGGGCTGAGGGCGATAGTGTTTACGAGGCTCGGCGATATGGGTATGCTGATAGGCATGGGTATGGTGTACGCCATTATAGGTACTACCAGCATAGCAGCAATGGCAGTTGCTATGAACAGTGTAGCGCTCAACATGTATGTTAAGGGCGTACTGGCTGCATGGGTGATACTATTCTACCTTGGCGCGCTGGCTAAGAGCGCACAGTTCCCCTTCCACGAGTGGCTTGTAACGGCAATGACAGGCCCAACATCGGTATCAGCGCTAATACATGCTGCGACAATGGTGAAGGCTGGCGTCTACTTTGCGCTGCGTTTCACCCCGTTCATAGCGCCGGCGCTGTTCTGGGTTGGCGCCGGGATAGCTTCGATGAAGGCACTTGCGTGGCTAGCACTCCTAACAGCCTTCGCCACGGCGACAATGGCGATTGTAGCTAGGGAGCTGAAGCTCATACTAGCGTTCTCGACGGCTAGCCAGCTATCCTACATGCTCGGCGCTGTCTTCGCAGCAGCGGCTGCAGGAGACCCGGCACTGGGCAGCCTCGGCGGCCTAGCTCATCTAGTGTCACATGCAGTGTTCAAGGCAGCACTATTCCTCGGTGCTGGCGCGATAATACATGCTGTCCACAGCAGATACATAACCGACATGGGCGGCCTACGCCGCCACATGCCCTACACGTTCGCCGCAATGCTACTGGCTGGCGCTAGCCTGGCGGCACTGCCACCGTTCTCGGGCTGGTGGAGCAAGGACCTAGCAGTAAGGGCTATAGCTAGCCTTGGAGGCTTCGCCGAGGCAGTGGCGCTGCTGACAGCTGTTATCACGGCCGCGTACACGTTCAGAATGATATACTACGTGTTCTTTGGCGAGCCTCGGTTCCACGGCGAGCACGTCCACGAGGCTCCAGGGCTTATGCTCGGCCCCTACCTGGTGCTCGGCCTAGCAGCCCTCGGCCTAGGCGCAGTGTGGCCCTGGGTGGAGCATTACTTCGCGGAGGCCAGCGGCGCGGGCCACGTGGGCATGGAGCTGGCGACGGTGCTGTGGGGCACTCTGGCCGCCCTAGCTGGCACCTCAACAGTAGCACTCTACTTTGCCGGCATGCTGAAGCCAAACAGGCCCATTGTGAGCCCGGTTGAGAGAGCAATTCACGACTTCCTATACGACCGCTGGTACGTAAACGCTATCATCTACAAGCTGATAGTCTATCCAGGCGCTAGCCTTGCCAGGGCCCTATGGGGGCTGGAGAAGCTGCTCGACACCGGCCTACATGTTGTGTTGCCAAGTGCCGCGGAGGCTGTTAGCACCGGGCTTCGGAGGAGGTTACAGTCGGGCGACCTACGCCTATACCTTGCGCTATTCGCCGTTGGACTTGCTTTAGCCCTACTCCTTGCCCTTGCTTTTTCACCAGCCCAACTCCATGTTGGTAGCTAG